A section of the Mycobacterium sp. 3519A genome encodes:
- a CDS encoding pyruvate dehydrogenase encodes MQTATSLLTEIERRVLWLSTAMIHHANRVRPNPSGLKVGGHQASSASMVTIMTALWFNHLQAGDRVSVKPHASPVLHAINYLLGELDESYLPRLREFGGLQSYPSRSKDPDPVDYSTGSVGIGATAPIWGALARRYVESTLGGAGTGRQYSLLGDAELDEGAVWEAILDPAVAELGEIVWIVDLNRQSLDRVVPILAADRLQQMFGAAGWQVLTIKYGGLLEELFARPGGGALRARIDAMPNPEYQRLLRCDAAQLRERLPDGSAEIASLLTEVDDNTLLEAIRNLGGHDLSAVDDALRAIDDSRPTVIFAYTVKGKGLPIEGHPQNHSSVLSDEQFRTLASDLGADVDAPWTRFPSDSPQADLCAATARRLRRPDVALTAPPAIPTDIGRTPSGTATTQAALGRVLLDLTREAPDAARRIVTVSPDVSSTTNLGGWLNKVGVWSPAERVDWFADDSETILHWREKPTGQHIELGIAETNLVGALGELGATWSRWGQPLLPIGVLYDPFVARALEPWSFGIYAGGQSILVGTPSGVSLASEGGAHQSVTTPSIGLEQPGCLSYEPAFALDVEWILLDCLAKLGRADGTSSYLRLSTRPVDQTLADVPVDPAARERRRRQAIAGAYPLRRVDEPAVTIAAMGALVTEALAAADRLTADGVPADVVCVTSPGLLFEALQARRGRGDAPSWILEQAFPVRRATPLVTVLDGHPHTLEFLTSINGVRGTALGVSKFGQSGGLDDVYRFHGIDVDAIVHAALDVLD; translated from the coding sequence GTGCAAACTGCAACATCGCTTCTGACCGAGATCGAGCGCCGGGTGCTGTGGCTGTCCACCGCGATGATCCACCACGCCAACCGGGTGCGCCCCAATCCGTCGGGCCTCAAGGTCGGCGGCCACCAGGCGTCGAGCGCATCGATGGTGACGATCATGACCGCGCTGTGGTTCAACCACCTGCAGGCAGGCGACCGGGTGTCGGTCAAGCCGCACGCATCGCCGGTGCTGCACGCGATCAACTACCTGCTCGGCGAACTGGACGAGTCGTATCTGCCTCGGCTGCGCGAATTCGGCGGCCTGCAAAGCTATCCAAGCCGCAGCAAGGACCCCGATCCCGTCGACTACTCGACGGGATCTGTCGGCATCGGCGCCACCGCCCCGATCTGGGGCGCGCTGGCGCGCCGTTACGTCGAGTCCACGCTCGGTGGTGCGGGCACCGGTCGGCAGTACTCGTTGTTGGGCGATGCCGAACTCGACGAAGGAGCGGTGTGGGAGGCGATCCTTGATCCGGCGGTCGCCGAACTCGGCGAGATCGTCTGGATCGTCGACCTCAACCGGCAGTCGCTCGACCGGGTCGTGCCGATCCTGGCCGCTGACCGCCTGCAGCAGATGTTCGGCGCGGCGGGCTGGCAAGTGCTGACCATCAAATACGGCGGACTGCTGGAGGAGTTGTTCGCCCGACCGGGTGGAGGCGCGCTGCGGGCCCGGATCGACGCCATGCCGAACCCCGAATATCAGCGCCTGCTGCGCTGCGACGCGGCTCAGCTTCGCGAGCGGCTGCCCGACGGTAGCGCTGAAATAGCAAGTCTGCTAACGGAAGTCGACGACAACACGCTGCTGGAGGCCATCCGCAACCTCGGCGGACACGACCTGAGCGCCGTCGACGACGCGTTGCGGGCCATCGACGATTCCAGGCCGACGGTCATCTTCGCGTACACCGTCAAAGGCAAGGGATTACCGATCGAAGGCCATCCACAGAACCACTCCTCGGTGCTGTCCGACGAGCAATTTCGAACGCTGGCATCGGATCTCGGCGCCGATGTGGACGCGCCGTGGACCCGCTTCCCGTCGGACAGCCCGCAGGCCGACCTGTGCGCGGCGACCGCACGCCGACTGCGTCGCCCCGACGTTGCGCTCACCGCGCCACCTGCGATCCCGACCGACATCGGCCGCACACCGTCGGGCACCGCGACCACGCAGGCCGCACTGGGCCGCGTGCTGCTCGACCTCACCCGCGAGGCGCCGGACGCCGCCCGCCGGATCGTGACCGTCAGCCCCGACGTGAGTTCGACGACGAATCTCGGCGGTTGGCTGAACAAGGTCGGCGTGTGGTCACCCGCCGAGCGCGTCGACTGGTTCGCCGACGACAGCGAGACGATCCTGCACTGGCGCGAGAAGCCGACCGGACAGCACATAGAACTCGGCATCGCCGAGACGAATCTCGTTGGCGCCCTTGGAGAGCTGGGTGCGACATGGAGCCGGTGGGGCCAGCCGCTGCTGCCCATCGGGGTACTGTACGACCCGTTCGTCGCGCGGGCGCTGGAGCCGTGGTCGTTCGGCATCTACGCGGGCGGCCAGTCGATTCTGGTCGGCACGCCGTCCGGTGTGAGCCTGGCCTCCGAGGGTGGGGCGCATCAGTCGGTCACCACGCCGTCGATCGGACTGGAGCAGCCGGGATGCCTCAGCTACGAGCCCGCCTTCGCGCTCGACGTCGAATGGATTCTGCTGGACTGTCTGGCCAAGCTCGGCAGGGCCGACGGCACGTCGTCGTATCTGCGGCTGTCCACCCGCCCGGTCGACCAGACGCTCGCCGATGTGCCGGTCGATCCCGCGGCGCGGGAGCGGCGCCGACGCCAGGCCATCGCGGGCGCCTACCCGCTTCGCCGTGTCGACGAGCCGGCCGTGACGATCGCCGCGATGGGGGCGCTGGTCACCGAGGCGCTCGCCGCCGCCGACCGTCTCACCGCGGACGGCGTGCCCGCCGACGTCGTCTGCGTCACCAGCCCAGGGCTGCTCTTCGAGGCGTTACAGGCCAGGCGTGGCCGCGGGGACGCGCCGAGTTGGATCCTCGAGCAGGCGTTCCCGGTGCGACGGGCGACGCCGCTGGTCACGGTCCTCGACGGGCACCCGCACACGCTGGAGTTCCTCACCTCGATCAACGGTGTCCGCGGCACCGCGCTCGGGGTCAGTAAGTTCGGCCAATCCGGCGGTCTGGACGACGTCTACCGGTTCCACGGCATCGACGTCGACGCCATCGTCCACGCGGCGCTGGACGTGCTTGACTGA
- a CDS encoding Lrp/AsnC family transcriptional regulator produces the protein MPSPGRLDPTDARLLLALNDDPRATTVALAEQTGLSRNTVQARLTRLDERLHSHERRVSPKSLGYPLTAYVTTQVHQRLLDEVAAALDGIPEVIQVQGLSGQTDLLVQVVATDADDLYRIAGQILAIDGVVRTNTALVMRELVDYRLTPLIRRCATG, from the coding sequence ATGCCCAGCCCCGGTCGACTCGACCCGACGGACGCGCGGCTTCTTCTCGCGCTCAACGACGATCCGCGGGCCACCACCGTCGCGCTGGCCGAGCAGACCGGTCTGTCCCGAAACACCGTGCAGGCCAGGCTGACTCGCCTCGACGAGCGCCTGCATTCCCATGAGCGGCGGGTGTCGCCCAAATCGTTGGGCTATCCGCTGACCGCCTACGTCACGACCCAGGTGCACCAGCGTCTTCTCGACGAGGTGGCCGCCGCGCTCGACGGCATCCCCGAAGTCATCCAGGTGCAGGGCCTGAGCGGGCAAACGGATCTGCTGGTGCAGGTGGTCGCGACCGACGCCGACGACCTGTACCGCATCGCGGGCCAGATCCTGGCCATCGACGGGGTGGTGCGCACCAACACCGCGCTGGTCATGCGCGAACTGGTGGACTACCGGCTCACCCCGCTGATTCGGCGCTGCGCTACCGGCTGA
- a CDS encoding RNA polymerase sigma-70 factor, giving the protein MTTPDDEHAERFTALRPLLFTIAYEILGSATESDDVLQESYLRWAKVDLSTVQDTKAYLAQLVTRQSLNALRAQSRRREEYVGPWLPEPVMVESKDASTDVVLAESVSMAMLVVLETLSPDERAVFVLHEVFGFSHDEIAATIGKSTVAVRQMAHRARSHVQSRRKRFEPVDPKLSMEITTRFFTAASTGDVDALLEMLSPDVVWTADSDGKVSAARRPIVGADRVARVVVGLMRIAGGQGRIEPATYNNAPALNLYLGDSFEGVITVEIVDGKITHFYAMRNPEKLVGITVPRELSR; this is encoded by the coding sequence ATGACCACGCCGGATGACGAACACGCCGAACGATTCACCGCATTGCGGCCGCTGCTGTTCACGATCGCCTACGAAATCCTTGGCAGCGCAACAGAATCCGACGACGTGCTGCAGGAAAGCTATCTGCGCTGGGCGAAGGTGGACCTGTCGACGGTGCAGGACACCAAGGCCTACCTCGCCCAGCTCGTCACCCGGCAGTCGCTCAACGCGCTGCGCGCACAGTCCCGCAGGCGCGAGGAGTACGTCGGCCCGTGGTTGCCCGAGCCGGTGATGGTCGAATCCAAGGACGCCTCGACCGATGTGGTTCTGGCCGAATCGGTTTCGATGGCGATGCTGGTAGTGCTGGAGACGTTGAGCCCCGACGAGCGGGCGGTGTTCGTGCTGCACGAGGTGTTCGGCTTCAGCCACGACGAGATCGCCGCCACCATCGGCAAGTCGACGGTCGCCGTTCGACAGATGGCCCACCGCGCCCGCTCGCATGTGCAGTCGCGGCGCAAGCGGTTCGAACCCGTCGACCCGAAGCTGTCCATGGAGATCACCACGCGGTTTTTCACCGCGGCGTCCACCGGCGACGTCGACGCGCTGCTCGAGATGCTCTCGCCGGACGTGGTCTGGACCGCCGACAGCGACGGCAAGGTCAGCGCGGCCCGACGGCCGATCGTCGGCGCCGACCGGGTGGCCCGCGTGGTCGTCGGGTTGATGCGCATTGCAGGCGGGCAGGGCCGCATCGAGCCCGCCACCTACAACAACGCCCCTGCGCTGAACCTCTACCTCGGCGACAGCTTCGAAGGCGTGATCACGGTCGAGATCGTCGACGGCAAGATCACCCACTTCTACGCCATGCGCAACCCCGAGAAGCTGGTCGGCATCACCGTGCCGCGGGAGCTCAGCCGGTAG
- a CDS encoding FAD-dependent oxidoreductase — protein MAANRLAPHAVVTMVNPRGAFVERIRLHQLVVGNHDAVADYSTVLAGDVRLVVDTVSSIDAPARAVEMASGDVLGYDYLVYAVGSVGAVPASVPGAAEFAYPISEFEQAQRLVNRLADVPTTAPAVVVGGGLTGIEAAAEFAEAGRPVTMVTDVLGPTLGAGGRRSVAKRLAKLGVRVVENTRVTAVAADRVVLDGKTELPSAVTVWTAGFGVPGLAAASGLATDELGRLLTSETLTSVSDPRIVGAGDAVSPSRLPYRMSCQAALPLGAQAADTVLSHIAKEPAAKVNHAMAAQCVSLGRHAGTFQVNDKDDSPQRFYIGGRLGAVVKEQVCRYTLKWLRGEAAKPGTYSWKEWPQRSQLVAEAAQVERV, from the coding sequence ATGGCCGCCAACCGGCTTGCCCCGCACGCCGTCGTGACGATGGTCAATCCGCGCGGCGCGTTCGTCGAACGGATTCGACTGCACCAACTCGTCGTCGGGAACCACGACGCGGTCGCCGATTATTCGACGGTGCTCGCCGGCGACGTCCGACTCGTCGTGGATACGGTCTCCAGCATCGACGCGCCCGCCCGCGCCGTCGAAATGGCCTCCGGCGACGTGTTGGGTTACGACTACCTGGTCTACGCCGTCGGCAGCGTCGGGGCAGTGCCCGCATCGGTACCCGGCGCGGCCGAATTCGCCTATCCGATAAGCGAATTCGAGCAGGCGCAGCGGCTCGTCAACCGGCTTGCCGACGTGCCGACCACGGCACCGGCGGTGGTGGTCGGCGGCGGGCTGACAGGCATCGAGGCCGCGGCGGAGTTCGCCGAAGCGGGCAGGCCCGTGACGATGGTGACCGATGTGCTCGGGCCGACACTCGGCGCAGGCGGCCGCCGGTCGGTGGCGAAGCGACTCGCCAAATTGGGTGTGCGCGTGGTCGAGAACACCCGCGTGACGGCCGTGGCCGCGGACCGCGTCGTGCTCGACGGCAAGACCGAACTGCCGAGCGCGGTGACGGTGTGGACGGCGGGCTTCGGCGTGCCGGGGTTGGCGGCGGCAAGCGGTCTGGCCACCGACGAACTCGGCCGACTGCTCACGTCCGAGACGCTGACCAGCGTTTCGGACCCGCGCATCGTCGGCGCAGGCGACGCAGTGTCACCGTCGCGGTTGCCCTACCGGATGAGCTGCCAGGCCGCCCTGCCACTCGGCGCACAGGCCGCCGACACCGTGTTGAGCCACATCGCGAAAGAACCGGCCGCCAAGGTGAACCATGCGATGGCCGCCCAGTGCGTCAGCCTTGGCAGGCATGCAGGCACGTTCCAGGTCAACGACAAGGACGACTCACCGCAACGGTTCTACATCGGCGGCCGTCTGGGTGCCGTGGTCAAGGAGCAGGTGTGCCGCTATACCCTGAAATGGCTTCGCGGGGAAGCCGCGAAGCCGGGCACCTATTCCTGGAAGGAATGGCCGCAACGTTCCCAGCTTGTCGCCGAGGCCGCACAGGTGGAGAGAGTCTGA
- a CDS encoding NAD(P)/FAD-dependent oxidoreductase yields the protein MTDHNGNTKVVVIGGGYAGTLAANHLRMRDDVDITLVNPRPQFVERIRLHQLVAGTHDATADYGSLLGEGIHLVVDTATRIDTANRTVQFASGRAALDYDYVIYAVGSTAAVPASVPGAAEFAYPIAELEPARRLRAAIDELHPDAPVTVVGAGLTGIEAATELAEQGRKVTLVCGGQLGPYLSEGGRRSMAKVLRKLGVTVLEADVVAEVQPDAVVFADGAIRPSAVTIWTAGFGVPGLAADSGLRTDGAGRLLTDETLTSVDDPRIVAAGDCASPSGEPLRMSCQSASPLGAQAANTVLSRIAGTEPAVIDQAFSGACISLGRKSGIVQVARKDDTAVNVYFTGRFVAPVKEAICKGTLWALRREATKPGSAFWFKGGRHVEQAALAPQVVSEK from the coding sequence ATGACTGATCACAACGGAAACACGAAGGTCGTCGTCATCGGCGGCGGCTATGCAGGAACGCTGGCGGCCAACCATCTTCGGATGCGCGACGACGTCGACATCACGCTGGTCAACCCCCGCCCCCAGTTCGTGGAGCGGATCCGGCTGCACCAGCTCGTCGCAGGCACCCACGACGCCACCGCGGACTACGGCAGCCTCCTCGGTGAGGGCATCCACCTGGTCGTCGACACCGCCACCCGTATCGACACCGCCAACCGCACCGTGCAGTTCGCCTCCGGCCGCGCGGCGCTGGACTACGACTACGTCATCTACGCGGTAGGCAGCACGGCAGCGGTGCCCGCCTCGGTGCCCGGCGCAGCCGAATTCGCTTATCCGATAGCCGAACTGGAGCCGGCACGTCGGCTGCGTGCCGCCATCGACGAGCTGCATCCGGACGCGCCGGTGACCGTCGTCGGCGCCGGGCTGACCGGCATCGAGGCGGCCACCGAACTCGCCGAGCAGGGCCGCAAGGTCACCCTCGTCTGCGGTGGCCAGCTGGGCCCGTACCTGTCCGAAGGCGGGCGCCGCTCGATGGCCAAGGTGCTGCGCAAGCTGGGCGTCACGGTGCTCGAGGCTGACGTCGTCGCCGAGGTGCAGCCCGACGCGGTGGTGTTCGCCGACGGTGCGATCCGCCCGAGCGCCGTCACCATCTGGACGGCCGGGTTCGGGGTGCCCGGCCTGGCCGCCGACAGCGGTCTGCGCACCGACGGCGCGGGACGGTTGCTCACCGACGAGACGCTGACCAGTGTCGACGATCCGCGGATCGTCGCCGCGGGCGACTGCGCCTCCCCGTCGGGTGAGCCGCTGCGGATGAGCTGCCAGTCCGCCTCACCGCTGGGCGCGCAGGCCGCCAACACCGTGCTGAGCCGGATCGCGGGCACCGAGCCTGCGGTCATCGACCAGGCGTTCAGCGGGGCGTGCATCAGCCTTGGCCGCAAGTCCGGCATCGTGCAGGTCGCCCGCAAGGACGACACGGCGGTCAACGTCTACTTCACCGGCCGCTTCGTCGCCCCCGTCAAGGAGGCGATCTGCAAGGGCACGCTATGGGCGCTGCGCCGCGAGGCCACCAAACCGGGGTCGGCGTTCTGGTTCAAGGGCGGACGGCACGTCGAGCAGGCGGCGCTGGCACCGCAGGTGGTGAGCGAGAAGTGA
- a CDS encoding NtaA/DmoA family FMN-dependent monooxygenase (This protein belongs to a clade of FMN-dependent monooxygenases, within a broader family of flavin-dependent oxidoreductases, the luciferase-like monooxygenase (LMM) family, some of whose members use coenzyme F420 rather than FMN.): MTDMFHLGWFLNFVADEWNGNWGDGGRDFTGDFYVELAKDLERAKFDFVLIEDKLMVSTAYGGTMEHDLKHGVNPKHDPVPLAVLMANATTRLGVIPTMSTTFYPPFLLARLCSTIDHIARGRFGWNVVTSGEDRSAQNFGMDKLYEHDERYARAAEYMEVVSQLWESWEPDAIERDYTTGTYANYKKVHTIDFEGKYYKVRGPLNTAPSPQYRPTIAQAGASPPGRALAAKHADTIVAPANGVEAMRAYRDDIHARMTAIGRDPSDCKLLFLVSPIVADTHDEAVAKAQRWFTSPAYIEYMLAEISSITEIDFSQFDLDEPLPEVWTNGERGTLESFVARGKDKTLRELVTNSGMIGGNVQFCGTPEEVADEMAEVMTAVGGDGFLITSPVMRLNRRYVTEITDGLVPELQKRGLTRREYTKTMLRDHLREF, from the coding sequence ATGACCGACATGTTTCATCTGGGCTGGTTTCTCAACTTCGTCGCCGACGAGTGGAATGGGAACTGGGGTGACGGCGGCCGCGACTTCACCGGCGACTTCTATGTCGAGCTGGCCAAGGATCTCGAGCGCGCCAAGTTCGACTTCGTGCTGATCGAGGACAAGCTGATGGTGTCGACGGCCTACGGCGGCACGATGGAACACGATCTCAAACACGGCGTGAACCCCAAGCACGATCCGGTTCCGCTCGCCGTGTTGATGGCCAACGCCACCACCCGCCTCGGCGTGATCCCGACGATGTCGACGACGTTCTACCCGCCGTTCCTGCTGGCCCGGTTGTGCAGCACCATCGACCACATCGCGCGCGGTCGGTTCGGCTGGAACGTCGTCACCTCAGGCGAGGACCGCTCGGCGCAGAACTTCGGCATGGACAAGCTCTACGAACACGACGAGCGCTACGCGCGGGCCGCCGAGTACATGGAAGTGGTCAGCCAGCTGTGGGAGTCGTGGGAGCCCGACGCGATCGAACGGGACTACACCACAGGCACTTACGCCAATTACAAGAAGGTGCACACGATCGACTTCGAGGGCAAGTACTACAAGGTGCGCGGCCCGCTGAACACCGCACCGTCACCGCAGTACCGCCCGACCATCGCGCAGGCGGGCGCGTCACCGCCGGGACGGGCGCTGGCCGCGAAGCACGCGGACACCATCGTCGCGCCCGCCAACGGCGTCGAGGCGATGCGGGCTTACCGCGACGACATCCACGCCAGGATGACGGCCATCGGCCGCGACCCGTCGGACTGCAAGTTGCTGTTTTTGGTTTCGCCGATCGTCGCCGATACGCACGACGAGGCGGTGGCCAAGGCGCAGCGCTGGTTCACCAGCCCGGCCTACATCGAGTACATGTTGGCCGAGATCTCCTCGATCACCGAAATCGACTTCTCCCAGTTCGATCTCGACGAGCCGCTGCCGGAGGTGTGGACGAACGGCGAACGCGGCACCCTGGAGAGCTTCGTGGCAAGGGGTAAGGACAAGACGCTTCGCGAACTGGTCACCAACTCCGGCATGATCGGCGGCAACGTGCAGTTCTGCGGCACCCCCGAGGAAGTGGCCGACGAGATGGCCGAGGTGATGACGGCGGTGGGCGGCGACGGCTTCCTGATCACCAGCCCGGTGATGCGGTTGAACCGCCGCTACGTCACCGAGATCACCGACGGTCTGGTGCCCGAGTTGCAGAAGCGTGGCCTCACCCGCCGCGAGTACACCAAGACGATGCTGCGGGATCACCTGCGGGAGTTCTGA
- the metG gene encoding methionine--tRNA ligase translates to MSEPFYITTAIAYPNGDPHVGHAYEYIATDAIARFKRLDGFDVRFLTGTDVHGLKMAETAAAEGIPTAELARRNSDVFQRMQERLNISFDRFIRTSDADHYEASKELWRRMNDNGDIYLDAYQGWYSVRDERYFTEAETTVGPDGERIATETGAPVRWTEEQTYFFRLSAYADRLLAHYEAHPEFIEPEVRRNEVVSFVSGGLRDFSISRTTFDWGVPVPDHPDHVMYVWVDALTNYLTGVGFPDTSSELFQRFWPADLHMIGKDIIRFHTVYWPAFLMSAGIELPHKVFVHGFLLNRGEKMSKSVGNVVDPLNLIDTFGVDQVRYFFLREVPFGQDGSYSEDAIIGRINADLANELGNLAQRSLSMVAKNLDGKVPQPTDFTADDKALLDAADALLDRVRSQYDATAMHLALESIWSVLGAANKYFSVQEPWVLRKTDEERFRTVLYTTLETVRIAALLSQPVMPESTGKLLDLLGVLDDQRSFAAIGTRLTPGTALPAPAGVFPRYQAES, encoded by the coding sequence ATGAGTGAGCCGTTCTACATCACGACAGCCATCGCCTACCCCAACGGCGACCCGCACGTCGGACACGCCTACGAATACATCGCCACCGACGCGATCGCCCGGTTCAAGCGACTCGACGGTTTCGACGTGCGCTTCCTTACCGGCACCGACGTCCACGGTCTCAAGATGGCCGAGACGGCCGCGGCAGAGGGCATTCCGACCGCGGAGTTGGCCCGTCGCAATTCCGACGTGTTCCAGCGGATGCAGGAGCGGCTGAACATCTCGTTCGACCGGTTCATCCGCACCTCCGACGCCGACCATTACGAGGCGTCCAAAGAACTCTGGCGCCGGATGAACGACAACGGCGACATCTATCTCGACGCCTACCAGGGCTGGTACTCGGTGCGCGACGAGCGCTACTTCACCGAGGCCGAGACGACCGTCGGCCCTGACGGCGAGCGCATCGCCACCGAGACCGGCGCGCCGGTGCGGTGGACCGAGGAGCAGACGTACTTCTTCCGGCTCTCGGCCTACGCCGATCGGTTGCTCGCCCACTACGAGGCGCATCCGGAGTTCATCGAACCCGAGGTGCGCCGCAACGAAGTGGTCAGCTTCGTCTCCGGCGGGCTGCGCGACTTCTCGATATCGCGGACGACGTTCGACTGGGGTGTGCCGGTACCCGACCATCCCGACCACGTCATGTATGTCTGGGTCGACGCGCTGACCAACTACCTGACCGGCGTCGGCTTCCCCGACACGTCGTCGGAGCTGTTCCAGCGGTTCTGGCCTGCCGATCTGCACATGATCGGCAAGGACATCATCCGGTTCCACACGGTCTACTGGCCTGCATTTCTGATGTCGGCGGGAATCGAGTTGCCGCACAAGGTCTTTGTGCACGGATTCCTGCTCAACCGCGGCGAGAAGATGAGCAAGTCGGTGGGCAACGTGGTCGACCCGCTGAACCTGATCGACACGTTCGGCGTCGACCAGGTGCGCTACTTCTTCCTGCGCGAGGTGCCGTTCGGGCAGGACGGCAGCTACAGCGAGGACGCGATCATCGGTCGCATCAACGCCGATCTGGCCAACGAGTTGGGCAATCTGGCACAGCGCTCGTTGTCGATGGTGGCCAAGAACCTCGACGGAAAAGTGCCGCAGCCAACCGATTTCACCGCCGACGACAAGGCGCTGCTGGACGCCGCGGACGCGTTGCTGGACCGAGTGCGCAGCCAATACGACGCCACCGCAATGCATCTGGCGCTCGAGTCGATCTGGTCGGTGCTCGGCGCGGCCAACAAGTACTTCTCGGTGCAGGAGCCGTGGGTGCTGCGCAAGACTGACGAGGAGCGGTTCCGCACCGTGCTCTACACGACGCTGGAGACGGTGCGCATCGCCGCGCTGCTGAGCCAGCCGGTGATGCCCGAGTCGACGGGCAAGCTGCTCGACCTGCTCGGCGTGCTCGACGATCAACGCAGCTTCGCGGCGATCGGCACGCGGCTGACGCCAGGCACTGCGCTGCCCGCGCCTGCCGGCGTGTTCCCGCGCTACCAAGCGGAGTCATAA
- a CDS encoding TatD family hydrolase, which translates to MSSKRSERAQPPAPEPLIPLIDAHTHLDACGATDAASVTAIVDRAAAVGVQAVVTIADDLEAARWATQAADWDARVYAAVALHPTRADALTDEAKAVLERLAEHPRVVAIGETGMDMYWPGKLDGCATPAAQRDAFAWHIDLAKRTGKPLMIHNRDADSEVLDVLTAEGAPETVIFHCFSSDAAMARTCVANGWLLSLAGTVSFKNAKALREAAPLIPPDQLLVETDAPFLTPHPYRGAPNEPYCLPYTVRALAEVVDRPAEVIAQASTTTAVRAYGLTSCRS; encoded by the coding sequence GTGAGTTCGAAGCGTTCAGAGCGGGCACAGCCCCCGGCTCCCGAACCGCTGATCCCGCTGATCGATGCGCACACCCACCTCGACGCCTGCGGCGCCACGGACGCGGCGAGCGTCACGGCGATCGTCGACCGCGCGGCCGCGGTCGGGGTGCAGGCCGTCGTCACCATCGCCGACGACCTGGAGGCCGCCCGCTGGGCGACCCAGGCGGCCGACTGGGACGCCCGCGTCTACGCCGCGGTGGCGCTGCACCCGACGCGGGCCGACGCGCTCACCGACGAAGCCAAGGCCGTCCTCGAGCGACTGGCCGAGCATCCCCGCGTCGTCGCGATCGGCGAAACCGGTATGGACATGTACTGGCCGGGCAAGCTCGACGGCTGCGCGACGCCCGCCGCCCAGCGCGACGCGTTCGCCTGGCACATCGACCTCGCCAAGCGCACCGGCAAGCCGCTGATGATCCACAACCGCGATGCCGACAGCGAGGTGCTCGACGTGCTCACCGCCGAGGGCGCGCCCGAGACGGTCATCTTCCACTGCTTCTCGTCGGATGCGGCGATGGCACGCACCTGTGTGGCCAACGGCTGGCTGCTCAGTCTGGCCGGCACGGTCAGCTTCAAAAACGCCAAAGCGCTGCGCGAAGCCGCCCCGCTGATCCCGCCCGACCAGCTGCTCGTGGAGACCGATGCGCCGTTTTTGACCCCGCACCCGTATCGTGGAGCGCCGAACGAGCCGTACTGCCTGCCCTACACAGTGAGGGCGCTCGCCGAAGTCGTCGACCGCCCGGCAGAAGTAATTGCCCAGGCAAGTACCACGACCGCCGTCCGAGCCTATGGGCTCACCAGTTGCCGCTCCTAG